A stretch of the Pseudomonas sp. ACM7 genome encodes the following:
- the speB gene encoding agmatinase, with translation MSNNGYESGRLNLPFVGHCTFGKSPVCTDWDALDADVAVLGVPNDMGTQWRSGARFGPRGIREASTLFSFGHAGAYDHEDDVMYLTASDVRMVDVGDADIVHTDMVTSNENTEYAVRKILDAGVMPVVLGGDHSVHAPVIKAFEGRGPIHIIHFDAHLDFVDERHGVRYGHGNPLRRASEMNHIVGMTQMGIRNVSSSNRDDYEAAHAAGSKILSVRDVRRLGVEGVLALIPQNINYYITIDIDGFDPSIAPGTGTPSHGGFLYYEVLEIIQALAKRSQGNIVGMDLVEVAPVYDPSGMTSILAAQLLLNSIGFIFHERAQARHAMSETTTATA, from the coding sequence ATGTCGAACAACGGTTATGAATCCGGTCGCCTGAACCTGCCATTCGTGGGTCACTGCACCTTTGGTAAATCCCCGGTGTGCACCGATTGGGATGCATTGGATGCGGACGTGGCGGTCCTCGGCGTGCCCAACGACATGGGTACCCAGTGGCGTTCCGGCGCACGCTTCGGACCACGCGGCATTCGTGAGGCATCGACCCTGTTTTCCTTCGGCCATGCCGGCGCCTATGACCACGAAGATGACGTCATGTACCTGACCGCCTCTGACGTGCGCATGGTCGACGTCGGTGATGCCGACATCGTGCACACCGACATGGTCACCAGTAACGAGAACACCGAATACGCCGTGCGCAAGATTCTGGATGCCGGCGTCATGCCGGTTGTACTCGGTGGCGATCATTCGGTTCACGCCCCGGTGATCAAGGCGTTCGAGGGCCGCGGCCCGATCCACATCATCCACTTCGATGCGCACCTGGACTTCGTCGACGAGCGCCACGGTGTTCGCTACGGCCATGGCAACCCGCTGCGCCGCGCGTCCGAAATGAACCACATTGTCGGCATGACCCAGATGGGTATCCGCAACGTGTCTTCGTCCAATCGTGACGACTATGAAGCCGCCCACGCGGCCGGCTCGAAGATCCTTTCGGTCCGTGATGTGCGCCGCCTCGGCGTCGAAGGTGTGCTGGCGTTGATCCCGCAGAACATCAACTACTACATCACCATCGACATCGACGGTTTCGACCCGTCCATCGCCCCTGGCACCGGCACCCCAAGTCACGGCGGCTTCCTCTATTACGAAGTGCTGGAAATCATCCAGGCCCTGGCCAAACGCAGCCAAGGCAACATCGTTGGCATGGATCTGGTGGAGGTCGCACCGGTCTATGATCCTTCCGGCATGACCTCGATTCTGGCGGCGCAACTGCTGCTCAACAGCATCGGTTTCATCTTTCATGAGCGGGCTCAAGCACGGCACGCCATGAGCGAAACCACCACGGCCACGGCGTGA
- a CDS encoding LysR family transcriptional regulator: protein MIQLHDVDLKLLRVFAAIVRCGGFSAAQAALNAGQSTISEQMTHLETRLGVKLCQRGRSGFRLTEQGVAIHEATQRLLSAVENFCMDADVLKQHISGKLNLGIIDTTITDPDSPLPRTTQRFVSRGHDVHLNVYVGTPAELEERVLDGRLHLAIGHFPIYVPGLLHSPLYQEALGLYCGRRHPLYGSKAEGDELLEEIAASRIVVRGYMQQYDLEHLGVSKAAATVDNIEALAILLISGAYLGFLPMHFAAQWVKTGEMHQLAPTSLQLMSPFDVITRRGTAPPPILQAFLEDLAACSRTTGNT from the coding sequence GTGATCCAGCTGCACGATGTCGATCTGAAACTGCTCAGGGTGTTCGCCGCGATTGTCAGGTGCGGCGGTTTCTCTGCCGCGCAGGCGGCGTTGAATGCCGGCCAGTCAACCATCAGCGAACAGATGACTCATCTGGAAACCCGGCTGGGGGTCAAACTCTGTCAACGCGGGCGCAGCGGCTTTCGCCTGACCGAGCAAGGCGTGGCGATCCACGAAGCCACTCAGCGTCTGCTCTCGGCGGTGGAAAACTTCTGCATGGACGCTGACGTGCTCAAGCAGCACATCAGCGGCAAACTCAATCTGGGGATCATCGACACCACCATTACCGATCCCGATTCTCCACTGCCGCGAACCACCCAGCGCTTCGTCTCCAGAGGGCATGATGTGCACCTGAACGTGTACGTCGGCACCCCCGCAGAACTGGAAGAACGCGTGCTCGACGGCCGACTGCACCTGGCCATCGGGCACTTCCCGATCTACGTTCCGGGGCTGTTGCACTCGCCGCTGTATCAGGAAGCACTGGGCTTGTATTGCGGGCGGCGGCATCCGCTGTATGGCAGCAAGGCGGAGGGCGACGAACTGCTCGAAGAGATTGCCGCGAGCCGGATTGTGGTCAGGGGCTACATGCAGCAATACGATCTGGAACACTTGGGCGTCAGTAAGGCTGCGGCTACGGTGGACAACATCGAAGCGCTGGCGATTCTGCTGATCTCCGGCGCCTATCTGGGCTTTCTGCCGATGCACTTCGCAGCTCAGTGGGTCAAGACCGGCGAGATGCACCAACTGGCGCCCACCAGCTTGCAACTGATGTCGCCATTTGACGTGATCACCCGACGCGGCACTGCCCCGCCGCCGATCCTTCAGGCGTTCCTTGAGGATCTGGCCGCCTGTTCGCGCACCACCGGCAACACCTGA